A segment of the Desulfomicrobium macestii genome:
CCACGGCCAGTCCGGCCAGGTTCTTGGCGTGCATGAGCATGGCGGCGGTCTCGATCTCCGTCTCGGGGGTCACGGGCGTGATGTCCGTGCGCATGATTCGCCCGACGGTGAGCTTGGACAGAAGATAGTTGATCTCGTGCTTGTCCAGACCCGTGGCCAGCGAGGGCATGGCGGCGCTTATGTCCTCGGTGCGCACGTATCCGATCAGTTTTTCGTCCTTGACCACGAACAGCATCCAGAGTTGCTGCTCATCCATGAGCCGCTGCGCGTCCTCGACCAGTGCATCCGGTGGCATCGCTATGAAATTCTTAAGCATTTTAAGCCCGACAAACATGATTGCTCCTTTTTCGTCGTATGCGGGAATGTTTTCCTAATAGAAAGGTTCGTGCCAAAAAGGTTCGCTCGTGCCAGAACGGCGTTGAATGATGTATTGAAGTGGATTAATATTGTACAATTTCAGGTTGTTGTGTTATATTTGTGGAAACTTTTCGCGGTTGGCGAATTTACTGGTCAAGGTGCGGAATTGGCAGAATGGGCGAGGGGGTGAGCAACTTTTATTGAGGATATTTGG
Coding sequences within it:
- a CDS encoding CBS domain-containing protein; this translates as MFVGLKMLKNFIAMPPDALVEDAQRLMDEQQLWMLFVVKDEKLIGYVRTEDISAAMPSLATGLDKHEINYLLSKLTVGRIMRTDITPVTPETEIETAAMLMHAKNLAGLAVVDQDGDLIGYINRTIMLEVLAEEMGYGQGGSRIVFEVVDRPGVLREVSGIIDAMGYSIISTGTFTHRERRMVVIRVDTPNPSSIAAALQKASYDVVGPEDFKHEWQ